In Fusobacterium massiliense, a single window of DNA contains:
- a CDS encoding formate/nitrite transporter family protein, giving the protein MSVHHKTPSELVDFLLTVAEEKGKKECFKLAILGLFAGALIALGGVANIVSSSTLLKSDPGAAKVLGASVFPVGLILVVTLGTELFTGNVLMGVGFVNKNINLKSLLRNWVIVYIFNYVGSVIIAYITAKTGAFNPDSQAFVDAMAHGKIEASAYVLFLKGILCNVLVCSAVILAYMSRDTIGKLVGAWLPIMLFVLIGYDHSVANMFYLNVAKMFNPTITYAGIFYNLFYVTLGNIVGGLFIGLSLYVCYYKKENKLEK; this is encoded by the coding sequence ATGAGTGTACATCACAAAACACCAAGTGAGTTAGTAGATTTTTTACTGACGGTAGCTGAAGAAAAGGGAAAAAAAGAGTGCTTTAAACTAGCAATTTTAGGATTATTTGCTGGAGCACTTATAGCATTAGGAGGAGTTGCAAACATAGTATCAAGTTCCACTTTATTGAAAAGTGACCCAGGAGCTGCAAAAGTTCTAGGAGCATCGGTGTTCCCTGTAGGACTTATTTTAGTTGTAACTTTAGGAACAGAATTATTTACAGGAAATGTGTTGATGGGGGTAGGTTTTGTAAATAAAAATATCAACCTAAAATCATTACTTCGTAATTGGGTAATTGTCTATATTTTTAACTATGTTGGTAGTGTCATAATTGCTTATATAACAGCAAAAACAGGAGCATTCAACCCAGATTCACAAGCTTTTGTAGATGCTATGGCTCATGGTAAAATAGAAGCATCAGCTTATGTTCTTTTCTTAAAAGGAATACTATGCAATGTTTTAGTTTGTTCGGCAGTAATTTTAGCTTATATGTCAAGAGATACTATTGGGAAATTAGTAGGTGCATGGTTACCAATTATGCTTTTTGTTTTAATTGGTTATGATCACTCGGTTGCAAATATGTTCTATTTAAATGTAGCTAAAATGTTTAATCCTACAATAACATATGCAGGTATTTTTTATAATTTATTTTATGTAACTCTTGGAAATATAGTTGGAGGGTTATTTATTGGTTTATCATTATATGTTTGTTATTATAAAAAAGAAAATAAACTTGAAAAATAA
- a CDS encoding metal ABC transporter solute-binding protein, Zn/Mn family has protein sequence MKKILISFLFILFSSFSYSQEKLKIGITLLPYYSFVKNIVKDRAEVIPVVKAESFDSHTYQPKVEDIQRASTLDVIVVNGIGHDEFIFKILNAIDTKRKIVVINANKDVALMPIAGTLNDEKIMDSHTFISITASIQQIHNITRELMRLDPKNKDFYQKNSRDYVKKLRKLKTDALKEVQNINGEEVRIATFLGGYNYLLSEFGIDVKAVIEPTHGSQVNMAALQKMIEKIKKDKIDIIFGEKTYSDEYTKILHNETGIEVRKLEHLTTGKYTADSFEKFIKIDLDEVVKAIRDIQNKKSKNFN, from the coding sequence ATGAAAAAAATATTAATTTCTTTTCTATTCATATTATTTAGTAGTTTTTCCTATTCACAAGAAAAATTAAAAATTGGAATTACTTTATTGCCCTATTATAGTTTTGTTAAAAATATAGTAAAAGATAGAGCTGAAGTTATTCCAGTTGTAAAAGCAGAATCTTTTGATTCTCACACATATCAACCTAAAGTAGAAGATATTCAAAGAGCATCTACTTTAGATGTTATTGTTGTAAATGGCATAGGTCATGATGAATTTATATTTAAGATTTTGAATGCCATTGATACAAAAAGAAAAATAGTTGTTATAAATGCTAATAAAGATGTAGCTCTTATGCCAATTGCAGGAACATTGAACGATGAAAAGATTATGGATTCTCATACTTTTATCTCAATTACCGCTTCTATTCAGCAAATACATAACATTACAAGAGAGTTGATGAGATTAGATCCTAAAAATAAAGATTTCTATCAAAAAAACTCAAGAGATTATGTTAAAAAATTAAGAAAACTAAAAACAGATGCTTTAAAAGAAGTCCAAAATATAAATGGAGAAGAAGTTAGAATTGCAACTTTTTTAGGTGGATATAACTATTTGTTATCTGAATTTGGTATTGATGTTAAAGCTGTTATAGAGCCAACTCATGGTTCTCAAGTAAACATGGCAGCTCTACAAAAGATGATTGAAAAAATTAAAAAAGATAAAATTGATATCATTTTTGGAGAAAAAACTTATAGTGATGAATATACTAAAATTTTACATAATGAAACAGGAATTGAAGTTAGAAAATTAGAACATCTAACAACAGGTAAGTATACTGCTGACAGCTTTGAAAAATTTATAAAAATCGATTTAGATGAAGTTGTTAAAGCTATAAGAGATATACAGAATAAAAAAAGTAAAAATTTTAATTAA
- a CDS encoding DUF6162 family protein, whose amino-acid sequence MIKINTHIVKPLSSKKENLFLILTFFILLLIAGISLKLTHKDEFKIDLKEGEIISFDTLNSIELGLYSDIKNSLTDMSQLKEESGELPTLKTLIEEEIPPYYKDLTWEQRGAVEWKELKHDGETFLLGVGSNKVGIFIIKLNENPENSDVFYLHEKVSLEKLETNFEKYESLAKKVIPYTGGDERQKFVGKE is encoded by the coding sequence GTGATAAAAATTAATACACATATTGTTAAACCACTTAGCTCAAAAAAAGAAAATCTATTTCTTATTTTGACTTTTTTTATTCTACTTTTAATTGCTGGTATTTCTTTGAAATTAACACATAAAGATGAATTTAAAATTGATTTGAAAGAAGGAGAAATAATTTCTTTTGATACTTTAAACAGTATTGAATTAGGTCTTTATTCTGATATTAAAAACTCTTTAACTGATATGTCACAGTTAAAAGAAGAAAGTGGAGAACTTCCAACTTTAAAAACTTTAATAGAAGAAGAAATTCCACCTTATTACAAAGATCTCACTTGGGAACAAAGAGGAGCTGTAGAGTGGAAAGAATTAAAGCACGACGGAGAAACTTTTTTACTTGGAGTAGGTAGTAATAAAGTGGGAATTTTCATAATTAAGTTAAATGAAAATCCTGAAAACAGTGATGTTTTTTACCTTCATGAAAAAGTTAGTCTTGAGAAATTAGAAACAAATTTTGAAAAATATGAAAGTCTTGCAAAAAAGGTTATTCCTTATACAGGAGGAGATGAAAGACAAAAGTTTGTTGGTAAAGAATAG